ACTGTATGTGAAACGGCGCGTGATTTTTATGGATAAATGGATCCGACGGGGTGGCTACTACCCTATCTGGCTGTTGCGGATCTGGCGGCGGGGAATAGGTACCTGCGAAGAATTGTGGATGGACGAGCACATCAAGCTCAGCAGCGGGACGGTTCAGAATCTCAAATACGATATCGTCGACCATAACCTGAACAACCTCACCTGGTGGACCCAAAAGCATAACAATTATGCAATCAGAGAAGTAATTGATTTATTGAACATTAAATATAATTTTGATAGCAAACCGACCGTAGAGCCGAAGTTCTGGGGAACGCAGGAACAGCGGACGCGCTATCTCAAAGTGCAGTATTCGAAAATGCCGCTTTTTACCCGGCCATTTATTTATTTCAGCTACCGGTATTTTTTAAAACTCGGTTTTCTGGATGGTTTGAAAGGTATTATATGGCATTTTTTACAAGGTTTCTGGTACCGCTTCCTCGTCGACGCCAAGATATACGAAGTGTATTACCGGGCCGGCAGGGACAAAGAGCAGATCATTACACATTTCAGAACGGAATATGGAAAAGACCTTAAAAACCCAAACCGATCTGTCAAAGTATGACAACAGCTGGTACAAGCCAGGCAGCTTCGCGAAACAACTTTTATGGTATTTCACCGGCCGCCTGTTCTTGAATACACACATTCCTTACCCTTCGGGATTCAAGGTATGGCTGTTGAAAATGTTCGGTGCCAGGATTGGAAAAGGGGTCGTGATCAAGCCGAAAGTGAACATTAAATATCCCTGGTTCCTTGAAATCGGCGATTATACCTGGATCGGAGAAAATGTGTGGATCGACAACCTCACTTTGGTGACTATTGAATCAAACGTCTGCCTGTCGCAAGGCTGCTTGCTTTTGACCGGCAACCATAATTATTCAAGGAGCGGATTTGACCTTGTTGTGAGGCCGATTACGATCGAAAAAGGTGCATGGATCGGTGCGAAAGCGACGGTATGCCCAGGCGTAAAAGTTGGTTCGCACGCGGTTCTGACTGTTAACTCAGTCGCAACCAACAATATGGAAGCCGATGGAATTTACCAGGGAAATCCTGCCAAATACGTTAAAACAAGAATTATAACCCATTGAAAGTAAGTATACTGACCGTCGTTTTCAACGGTGCGGCCACCATCAGGAAATGCATAGAATCAATTGTAAATCAGGATTATCCTGATATTGAATACATTGTTGTGGACGGAGGATCCAGGGACGGGACACAGGATATTGTCAAATCTTTCGAAGGAAAAGTCAGTAAATTCGTCAGCGAAAAAGACGCCGGAATTTATGACGCAATGAACAAAGGCATACAATTGGCATCGGGTGATATCATCGGGATTCTGAATGCCGATGATTTTTACGCGTATTCAACAGTGGTTTCGGAGGTGGTAAAATTGATGCGGT
This Dyadobacter sp. UC 10 DNA region includes the following protein-coding sequences:
- a CDS encoding glycosyltransferase family 2 protein; this encodes MIDLSVIILTHNESKHIGRCIKSLQLVTNKIFIVDSFSTDDTVSIAENLGATVIRNPWVSYSFQFNFGIANNPFQTTWLMRMDADEYITPELANELKASLPQIGEGVSGLYVKRRVIFMDKWIRRGGYYPIWLLRIWRRGIGTCEELWMDEHIKLSSGTVQNLKYDIVDHNLNNLTWWTQKHNNYAIREVIDLLNIKYNFDSKPTVEPKFWGTQEQRTRYLKVQYSKMPLFTRPFIYFSYRYFLKLGFLDGLKGIIWHFLQGFWYRFLVDAKIYEVYYRAGRDKEQIITHFRTEYGKDLKNPNRSVKV
- a CDS encoding putative colanic acid biosynthesis acetyltransferase, with translation MEKTLKTQTDLSKYDNSWYKPGSFAKQLLWYFTGRLFLNTHIPYPSGFKVWLLKMFGARIGKGVVIKPKVNIKYPWFLEIGDYTWIGENVWIDNLTLVTIESNVCLSQGCLLLTGNHNYSRSGFDLVVRPITIEKGAWIGAKATVCPGVKVGSHAVLTVNSVATNNMEADGIYQGNPAKYVKTRIITH